From Ascaphus truei isolate aAscTru1 chromosome 17, aAscTru1.hap1, whole genome shotgun sequence, the proteins below share one genomic window:
- the SLC25A38 gene encoding mitochondrial glycine transporter isoform X2: MAEAPRDRIPVSGNRAPSLSQEHPVLKAFVCGSLSGTCSTLLFQPLDLVKTRLQSQQLPGGTRPGMLTLFVKIIRNDSLLGLWKGVSPSFLRCIPGVGLYFSTLYAVKQHLFSERDPRPLESVLLGAGSRTVAGVCMLPFTVVKTRYESEKYGYRSVYGALRNIYGTEGARGLFSGLTATLLRDAPFSGIYLMFYTQAKKLAPHAIQSSPTDEINPALIPLLNFSCGIVAGILASVATQPADVVKTHMQLSPEKYRWTGQAACYVFQNHGLTGFFLGGVPRALRRTLMAAMAWTVYEQMMEKMGLKS; this comes from the exons atggcggaagccccgcggGACCGGATCCCGGTGTCCGGTAAccgcgcgccctctctctcccaggaACACCCGGTGCTCAAAGCCTTCGTGTGCGGCTCCCTCAGCGGCACCTGCTCCACGCTCCTCTTCCAACCGCTGGACCTGGTGAAGACCCGACTGCAGAGCCAGCAGCTGCCCGGCGG GACCCGCCCGGGGATGCTTACCCTGTTCGTCAAGATTATCCGGAACGACAGCCTGCTAGGACTGTGGAAAGGGGTGTCCCCG TCCTTCCTGCGGTGTATTCCCGGCGTGGGCCTTTACTTCAGCACCCTCTACGCGGTCAAGCAGCACTTGTTCTCCGAGCGCGACCCCAGGCCCCTGGAGTCGGTGCTGCTGGGCGCCGGGTCACGGACGGTCGCCGGGGTCTGCATGCTGCCTTTCACCGTGGTGAAGACACGCTACGAG AGTGAAAAATATGGCTACCGGAGCGTGTACGGCGCCTTGCGGAATATATACGGGACGGAGGGGGCCCGGGGCCTCTTCAGTGGTCTTACCGCCACCCTCCTGCGGGACGCCCCCTTCTCCGGCATCTACCTGATGTTTTACACCCAGGCCAAAAAGCTGGCCCCACACG CCATACAATCCTCTCCTACAGATGAGATCAATCCGGCGCTCATCCCTCTTCTGAACTTCAGCTGCGGCATCGTGGCCGGCATCCTGGCATCCGTGGCCACCCAGCCGGCCGACGTGGTCAAGACTCACATGCAGCTCTCGCCCGAGAAGTACCGCTGGACCGGTCAGGCCGCATGCTATGTCTTTCAG AACCATGGACTAACAGGCTTTTTTCTGGGCGGTGTCCCCCGCGCCTTACGCCGGACGCTAATGGCCGCCATGGCATGGACCGTGTACGAGCAGATGATGGAGAAGATGGGGCTGAAGTCTTGA
- the RPSA gene encoding small ribosomal subunit protein uS2, with protein sequence MSGALDVLQMKEEDVLKFLAAGTHLGGTNLDFQMEQYIYKRKSDGIYIINLKRTWEKMLLAARAIVAIENPADVCVISSRNTGQRAVLKFASGCGATPIAGRFTPGTFTNQIQAAFREPRLLVVTDPRADHQPLTEASYVNIPTIALCNTDSPLGYVDIAIPCNNKGAHSVGLMWWMLAREVLRMRGTISREHPWEVMPDLYFYRDPEEIEKEEQAAAEKATTKEEYQGEWTAPVPDFPQPEVADWSEGVQVPSVPIQQFPAAERAEAPAAPKAPQAEDWSSQPASTEDWSAAPTAQASEWTGATTEWS encoded by the exons ATGTCCGGAGCTCTCGATGTCCTGCAAATGAAGGAGGAAGATGTCCTCAAGTTCCTCGCCGCGGGGACCCACTTGGGTGGCACCAACCTCGACTTCCAGATGGAGCAGTACATCTACAAGAGGAAGAGTGATG GTATTTACATCATCAACCTGAAGCGCACATGGGAGAAGATGCTCCTCGCTGCCCGCGCCATCGTCGCTATTGAGAACCCAGCTGATGTCTGCGTCATTTCTTCCAGGAACACCGGCCAG cgtGCGGTGCTGAAGTTCGCCTCTGGCTGCGGTGCGACCCCCATTGCTGGACGCTTCACTCCCGGTACCTTCACCAATCAGATCCAGGCCGCCTTCCGTGAGCCGCGCCTGCTAGTGGTGACAGACCCCCGGGCCGACCACCAGCCCCTCACAGAGGCCTCCTACGTCAACATCCCCACCATTGCTCTGTGCAACACCGACTCGCCCCTGGGCTACGTGGATATCGCGATCCCCTGCAACAACAAG GGTGCCCACTCCGTTGGTCTTATGTGGTGGATGTTGGCCCGTGAGGTCCTGCGCATGAGAGGCACCATCTCCCGTGAACACCCCTGGGAGGTCATGCCCGATCTCTACTTCTACCGGGACCCGGAGGAG attgaGAAGGAGGAGCAGGCTGCTGCCGAGAAGGCCACCACCAAGGAGGAGTACCAGGGAGAATGGACAGCGCCGGTCCCAGACTTCCCTCAGCCGGAGGTCGCTGACTGGTCAGAGGGTGTTCAGGTCCCATCCGTTCCCATCCAGCAGTTCCCAGCCG CGGAACGTGCGGAGGCGCCAGCTGCACCGAAAGCACCACAAG CTGAAGACTGGAGCTCTCAGCCGGCCAGCACCGAGGACTGGTCCGCCGCCCCCACTGCCCAGGCCTCCGAGTGGACCGGAGCCACCACCGAATGGTCTTAA
- the SLC25A38 gene encoding mitochondrial glycine transporter isoform X1, with the protein MAEAPRDRIPVSGNRAPSLSQEHPVLKAFVCGSLSGTCSTLLFQPLDLVKTRLQSQQLPGGTRPGMLTLFVKIIRNDSLLGLWKGVSPSFLRCIPGVGLYFSTLYAVKQHLFSERDPRPLESVLLGAGSRTVAGVCMLPFTVVKTRYESEKYGYRSVYGALRNIYGTEGARGLFSGLTATLLRDAPFSGIYLMFYTQAKKLAPHEPWTNRLFSGRCPPRLTPDANGRHGMDRVRADDGEDGAEVLNTPTFCRALWRCLWAAEQARTLIPVHPLQTRWRRLEMQLFNLCASPNSHCTSKSNVNLGGSQQDATASM; encoded by the exons atggcggaagccccgcggGACCGGATCCCGGTGTCCGGTAAccgcgcgccctctctctcccaggaACACCCGGTGCTCAAAGCCTTCGTGTGCGGCTCCCTCAGCGGCACCTGCTCCACGCTCCTCTTCCAACCGCTGGACCTGGTGAAGACCCGACTGCAGAGCCAGCAGCTGCCCGGCGG GACCCGCCCGGGGATGCTTACCCTGTTCGTCAAGATTATCCGGAACGACAGCCTGCTAGGACTGTGGAAAGGGGTGTCCCCG TCCTTCCTGCGGTGTATTCCCGGCGTGGGCCTTTACTTCAGCACCCTCTACGCGGTCAAGCAGCACTTGTTCTCCGAGCGCGACCCCAGGCCCCTGGAGTCGGTGCTGCTGGGCGCCGGGTCACGGACGGTCGCCGGGGTCTGCATGCTGCCTTTCACCGTGGTGAAGACACGCTACGAG AGTGAAAAATATGGCTACCGGAGCGTGTACGGCGCCTTGCGGAATATATACGGGACGGAGGGGGCCCGGGGCCTCTTCAGTGGTCTTACCGCCACCCTCCTGCGGGACGCCCCCTTCTCCGGCATCTACCTGATGTTTTACACCCAGGCCAAAAAGCTGGCCCCACACG AACCATGGACTAACAGGCTTTTTTCTGGGCGGTGTCCCCCGCGCCTTACGCCGGACGCTAATGGCCGCCATGGCATGGACCGTGTACGAGCAGATGATGGAGAAGATGGGGCTGAAGTCTTGAACACCCCGACATTCTGCAGAGCACTTT GGAGATGTTTATGGGCCGCAGAGCAAGCAAGGACACTTATTCCGGTACATCCGCTGCAGACGCGTTGGCGCCGGCTGGAAATGCAGCTGTTTAATCTATGCGCAAGTCCGAACTCGCACTGCACCTCCAAATCCAATGTAAACCTTGGTGGGTCCCAGCAAGACGCGACTGCGTCAATGTAA